A window of Micromonospora sp. WMMC415 genomic DNA:
TGCCGGGGTTCGGGCACGGGGCGTGGGCGTTCGCCGAGCACTGGCTGGGTCACGCCGCCGGGCGCGGCTTTCCCGCGTACGCCCTGAGCCTGCGCGGCCACAGCGGCAGCGGCCCGGCGCCGGACGCGACGCTGCGCGCGTACGCCCATGACGTGGTCCAGGTGGCGGCGGGCCTGCCGCGCCGGGCGGTGCTGGTGGGGCACGGCGCCGGGGCGCTCGTGGTCGCGCACGCCCTGGCGCGCTACCCGGCCCGCGCCGCCGTCCTGGTGGCGCCGGTCCTCGGCGGCTGGGGTACGGCGCTGACCGCGCTGCGCCGCAACCCCCTCGGGACGCTGCCGGCGCTGGCCGGCGGCCGGCTGCGGTTGAGCCGCTCCCAGCTGTTCAGCCGCGAGCTGCCGGCGGCGGACGCCCGGCGGCACGTCTCCCGGCTGGGCCGGGCCGCCCGGCGTGCCCAGTGGCAGCTGCTGCTGGGCCGGGAGCCGGAGCCGGCGGTGGGCGACCCGCCGGTGCTGGTGCTCGGCAGCCCGGACGACCGGGTGGTGCCGGCGGCGGCGCTGACCCGGGCGGCCCGGCGGTACGGCTCCGCGCCGCTGCTCTTCCCCGGCATGGGGCACGACCTGATGCTCGACGTGCGCTGGCGGGAACCGGTCGACGCGATCCTGGACTGGCTGGAGAAGGATCCCGTCCGAGGTTGAGCGCGGACGCGATCAGCCCCCGGCGCCGAGCCGGCTGACCAGCGACCCGTCCTCGTCGAGCGCCGAGAGGTAGGACCGGGCCCAGGCGCGGATGTCCTGCTGGTGCAGGTGCGCGCGCATGGCCCGCATCCGCTCGTGGACGTCGTCCGGCGCGGCCCGCAGGGCCGCGAGCAGCCCCTGCTTGAGGCCCTCCAGGTCGTGCGGGTTCACCAGGTACGCCTGGGACAGCTCGGCGGCCGCGCCGGCGAACTCGCTCAGCAGCAGCGCCCCGCTGTCGTCGACCCGGGCGGCGACGTACTCCTTGGCCACCAGGTTCATGCCGTCCCGCAGCGGGGTCACCGCCATCACGTCGGCGATCCGGTACAGGGCCGCCAACTCGGCGCGGTCGAACGGCTGGGTCAGGTAGTGGATGGCCGGCTCGCCGACCCGCCCGAACTCGCCGTTGATCCGGCCGACCTCGCGCTCGACGCGCTCGCGGAGGATCTGGTACTGCCCGACCCGCTCCCGGCTCGGCACCGCCACCTGCACCAGCACCGTGTCCCGGACCTTGACGTGACCGTCGACGATCAGCTCGCTGTACGCCTTGAGCCGCTGCTCGATGCCCTTGGTGTAGTCCATCCGGTCGACGCTGAGGATCACCTGGTCGGGGCTGCCCAGGTCGCGGCGCAGCCGGGCGGCCCGCTCGGCGACGTCCGGCCGGGCGGCCAGGGCGGCCATCTCGGCGGTGTCGATGGAGACCGGGAAGGCCCCGATCCGCACCACCCGGTCGTCGACCGCGATGCGGCGGTCGGTGGCGGGCAGGCCGAGCACCTTCGCCGCGAGCTGGGCGAAGTTGTGCACCGCCTGGGCCCGCTGGAAGCCGACGAGGTCGGCGCCGAGCATGCCGCGCAGCAGTTCGGCCCGGCGGGGCAGTTGCATGAACAGTTCCGGCGGTGGGAAGGCGACGTGCAGGAAGAAGCCGATCCGCAGGTCCGGTCGCAGCGCCCGGAGCAGGCCCGGGACGAGCTGGAGGTGGTAGTCCTGCACCCACACCACGGCGCCGGGCTCGGCCACCTCGGCGGTCGCCTCCGCGAAGCGCTGGTTGACCCGCTGGTACGCCTCCCACCAGCGGCGGTGGTGCTCAGGCTGCTCTACGGCGTCGTGGTAGAGCGGCCACAGGGTGGCGTTGGCGAAGCCTTCGTAGTGGTCGCGCAGGTCCTCCGTGGTCAGCGCCACGGCGTGCATGCGGACGCCGTCGATGTCGGGCAGCACGGGGGCCGGTCCGGTGCCGCCGGCCCACCCCACCCAGGTGGCGGGGGTGTGCCGCAGGAGCGGGTGCAGCGCGCTGACCAGGCCGCCGGGGCTGCGGCGCCATTCGCACGCACCGTCCGGCGCCACACTGTCGTCGATGGGGAGGCGGTTGGCGACCACCACGAGGGAACTCTGTCGCATCTCGGGCGTTCCGATCTGCCGGGGAAGCGACCGCCGGTGCGAAGGGGGAGGAACGACCGGCAGTCAGCGGAGGGGACGTGACGGGCAGCGGTATTCCTACTGACCGTAAGTTACACCACTGTTACGCCCATGGTGGGGGAGTGGCCGTCCCGGGATGCGGGCGCAGTGACGGTGATCGAGGCGTCCGCTGGATCGGGCGGTCAGACGACCGCGCCGTCGTCCGGGTCCTGCTCGTCGCGGTCACCCGGCCGCAGCCGCCAGACCAGCGTGACGAAGCCCGCCAGGATGCCGGTGAATCCGAGCAGGGTGACCACGGACGGGTCGGCCGGGAACACCGTGGGGAACAGGAACAGCACGAAGCCGACCACGATGGCCAGCGTGCCGACCGCGGCGTACTTGGAGATCCGGGGCAGCGGTGGGGGCGGGGGCGGGGTGTACCGCTCCTCGTCCTCGTCGTCGGGGAGGTCCGCCCCGAAGGTGTCCAGCCCGTCCAGCAGCGACGGCGCGTCGTCCCGGCCCCGCCCGACGGTCACCCCGGAGATGTCGGCCGCGTACGGCAGCGGCCGGGCCTCGGTGACGGTCGGCTCGTCGACGCCGGGCCGACCCGGGCGGGTGTCGTCGACGTCCTCGGCGGCAGGCCACGGGTTGTCACCGGTCGGGGCGGTGGCGTGGAAACCGGCGACGATGCGGGCCCACTCGGCGTCGATGTCGGGCTCGTCGTCACGCGCGCGGTCGGTGGCGCCCTCGTCGGCGAGCTGGGTCAGGTAGTCGCGGGCGGTGGTCAGGTGCGAGCGGTCCACGTACAGGCGGTCGACCGGCCGGGACGGGACCGTGGTGGTGCGGGTGACCGGGTTCAGGTCGGCGGACGGTTGCAGGTACGCGGCGATGCCCCCGGCCGCCAGCACGTCCAGCAGGTGCTCGCCGACCCGGGGGTCGACGTCGCCGGCGACCGCGTACTCGGTCGCGTCGAGCCCGTTGTCCCGCCGCCCCCGGCGGGCGCCACCCGCTGACACCGGACAACCTCCTCAACGCGCGCCCGCGGCGCGCCACCTGAGCCCCCTCGGCGTCCCCACGCCGTGCCATGAATCGTGACACGTCGGCACCCGGTTCCGGGAGTGCGTTGTGTCGCGTCTTGCCCGTCAGGGGTCGCTCCGCTGGTGGCGGGCGCGGGTGTTTGTCCGTTTGTGCGCGGACCGCGCCCTCTGCCGGCGTGATCTCCGCCGCCGCGACTCGGCTCAGCGGGGGATCGCCGCGACGATGTCGGCGACGTCGACCCGGACCGGGTCCGGGTTCGCCCAGCTCCAGTTCGGGTGGGCGCGGTTGGTCAGCAGGACCAGGACCATCCGCCGGTCCGGGTCCACCACCAGGGAGGTGCCGGTGAAGCCGGTGTGCCCGAAGGTGCGCGGACCGCTCAGCCGGCCCATGAACCACGGCTGGTCGAGCACGACGCCGAGGCCGTGCGCGGCGGTACGGGTGGGCCGCTCGGGGTCGACGGCCGGCAGGCCGGCGTTGACGTTGGTGAGCATCTGCCGGGTGATCTCCTCGGAGAGGATCCGGACGCCCCGGTAGGCACCGCCGTTCAGCAGCAGCTCACCGATGACGGCCACCTCGGCGGGGGTGCTGAAGATGCCGGCGTGGCCGGCGATCCCGCCCATGTGGTTGGCGACATCGTCGTGCACCACCCCCCGGAGCAGCCCCCGCGACGAGCGCGCGTCGGTGGCGACGAGCCGGGCGGCCTGGTCGGCGGCGCTGAGCCAGGTCTTCGGGTTGAAGCCCGTGTACCGCAGGCCGAGCGGGCCGGTCAGCCCGGTCTTGAGCGCCTGGTCCAACCGTTGCCCGGTGACCTTCTCGACGAGGAACGCGAGGACCATCAGCCCGACGCTGGAGTACCGGAACACCGTGCCGGGCACGGCGCCGCTCACCAGGGGGGTGGCCAGGACGGCCGCCCGGCGGGCCGCGTCGTCGGGCAGGCCGGCGACCTTCGCCCCGACCGGC
This region includes:
- a CDS encoding alpha/beta hydrolase yields the protein MSQQVRIMRGWEWARPVRPVRREVLGAAPELEEGRPPLLFVPGFGHGAWAFAEHWLGHAAGRGFPAYALSLRGHSGSGPAPDATLRAYAHDVVQVAAGLPRRAVLVGHGAGALVVAHALARYPARAAVLVAPVLGGWGTALTALRRNPLGTLPALAGGRLRLSRSQLFSRELPAADARRHVSRLGRAARRAQWQLLLGREPEPAVGDPPVLVLGSPDDRVVPAAALTRAARRYGSAPLLFPGMGHDLMLDVRWREPVDAILDWLEKDPVRG
- a CDS encoding trehalose-6-phosphate synthase translates to MRQSSLVVVANRLPIDDSVAPDGACEWRRSPGGLVSALHPLLRHTPATWVGWAGGTGPAPVLPDIDGVRMHAVALTTEDLRDHYEGFANATLWPLYHDAVEQPEHHRRWWEAYQRVNQRFAEATAEVAEPGAVVWVQDYHLQLVPGLLRALRPDLRIGFFLHVAFPPPELFMQLPRRAELLRGMLGADLVGFQRAQAVHNFAQLAAKVLGLPATDRRIAVDDRVVRIGAFPVSIDTAEMAALAARPDVAERAARLRRDLGSPDQVILSVDRMDYTKGIEQRLKAYSELIVDGHVKVRDTVLVQVAVPSRERVGQYQILRERVEREVGRINGEFGRVGEPAIHYLTQPFDRAELAALYRIADVMAVTPLRDGMNLVAKEYVAARVDDSGALLLSEFAGAAAELSQAYLVNPHDLEGLKQGLLAALRAAPDDVHERMRAMRAHLHQQDIRAWARSYLSALDEDGSLVSRLGAGG
- a CDS encoding DUF308 domain-containing protein, whose protein sequence is MSAGGARRGRRDNGLDATEYAVAGDVDPRVGEHLLDVLAAGGIAAYLQPSADLNPVTRTTTVPSRPVDRLYVDRSHLTTARDYLTQLADEGATDRARDDEPDIDAEWARIVAGFHATAPTGDNPWPAAEDVDDTRPGRPGVDEPTVTEARPLPYAADISGVTVGRGRDDAPSLLDGLDTFGADLPDDEDEERYTPPPPPPLPRISKYAAVGTLAIVVGFVLFLFPTVFPADPSVVTLLGFTGILAGFVTLVWRLRPGDRDEQDPDDGAVV
- a CDS encoding serine hydrolase, with protein sequence MSLHRRTVLGIGLAVAAATVAGCREVARSATAGPSAAPTASAGASASAAPSRSAAARIAAPDATGTSGATVRGGANAAGRLVIITLDRHLSPTRANPQHPAYAGAVALCLVNGAMVARAVTGKALRYDAGPVLLPASKQVTMRYDSIFDLASITKVYTSILALQQVDKGRIDLSARVVDYLPGFTGTGKDKVTVAMLLSHTSGLPVGAKVAGLPDDAARRAAVLATPLVSGAVPGTVFRYSSVGLMVLAFLVEKVTGQRLDQALKTGLTGPLGLRYTGFNPKTWLSAADQAARLVATDARSSRGLLRGVVHDDVANHMGGIAGHAGIFSTPAEVAVIGELLLNGGAYRGVRILSEEITRQMLTNVNAGLPAVDPERPTRTAAHGLGVVLDQPWFMGRLSGPRTFGHTGFTGTSLVVDPDRRMVLVLLTNRAHPNWSWANPDPVRVDVADIVAAIPR